TATATTTTCAATAGATCGTCCACTCTACCCAATTTATGTTGAATATAGTTTTAGTTTTCCAAGCTGACATGCGATGATGGCTGTATTATTTTATTGATTTATTGCCTGGATATTAATTCAAAGGACGCAGATTTGGAAGTATAAAGTTTGGATTACTTTTTATGCTCTGCTTGTTATCGGGATGATTGGTTTATCACGACTGTACTTATGAGTTCACTTTCTCAGTGATGTACTGGGTGGATATCTCATTGGAGCACTCTGGCTTGTCTTTGCTATTTGACTCAGTGAGTATCTTAATACAAAAAAACTGAGACATACTATCAAAAAAAAGGCTTCTTTATACACATTATTTTTACTAATCTGAGCAATAGTATTTTTTGTATTGTATGTACAAAATAATCCATATGAAAGAGTCTCCGTTCAAGAAGTCCAAAAGAGCCAACGAGTCGATTCTATTGAAGATGTATTTATAACAGACGAAATGAGATATACTCAAACGCTTATTTGAGAAAATGCAGAAAATATTCATTTCCTATTTTTAGCAGAATCAGATTCTACTTTGATTAATGCTTTTAAATCTGCAGGTTGGAGTCTATGAGATTTGTATAATTATGAATCATTTAAAAAAACTATATCAAATGTCTTATTTAAGACACCATACGAAAGTGCTCCTGTGACTCCTTTGTTTTGGAATAACACGACTCAGCAATTTGCGTTTCAGTTTCTCCCTGATGTAACTAATCTCCGAGAAAGGCATCATATACGAGTTTGGGAAACAGGGAAGCAAATAAGAGGTAAAAATGTATATGTGTGAGTATGAGTTTTTGATATTGGTCTCAAGTGGAATATAATCCATACTATTGATCCTGATATTAATGCTGAGAGAGATTATACACTTACTTCACTTGAAGATGCTTGAGTTGTGTCAAAGGTTTCAAAAATTCAATTTGTAGATTCCTATGTAGCTAAAAATGTTTTTTGAGATGATTTTTATAGTGATGGAATTCTTTATATAGTTGATTTACAAGCGCTGAATGAAAAAAAATAAAATACTCTTTGCTATTAGTTCATTAGGACTTTGACATGCAACACGTTCTCTCGTAATCGTTGAGTATTATCTCAAAAATTGATATGAGATTGATATTATGTGTTCAGGAAATGCGCTGATGTATTTAAAAGAGGAGCTCACATGAAAGCGTGTAAATTTTATAGAATATGAAGACTATCCAAAGTTAGAAAGAGGAGAAGGGTGAAAATATTATTATTTTCTCATGATGGATATATTGCTTATAAATGTATTGATTCGCAAAGAACGTAATTTTGTAAAAAAAATAGAAAAAAAATACGATTTTATATTCTCAGATGGAAAATATGGTGCCTATAGTCGAAAAATACCATGTTTTTTGTTAACTCATCAACTTTCTTTTGTTATGCCCAAAGGACTCCAAGTCTTTTCTAAGCCTGTTGATTTGTGAGATTTTTTGTATTTTAAGAATTTTGATTGTGTTTTTATACCTGATTATAGTTCTCAGAAAAAATCTCTTGCTGGAAATCTGTCACACCCGAGTTGGGTCAATATGCTGAAACATCATTATGTAGGAATTCTCTCATCTCTGTATGATTATTCAGGCGATGCACATGATGAAAAAATTGATTTTCTCTTTACTATTAGTGGTTACCTCCTTGAAAATAAGGATAGTTTTGTAAAAAAACTCTTAGCAGAAGCAGCAAGTCTCCCATGAAAAAAAGTATTTATTCTTGGTGATTCAAATTCATCAGAAATTTTAGAACTGGAAAATAATATAACGGTATATCCATCGGTATGTTGAGAACAAAGAAAGAATTTTTTTCATAGGGCTGAGGTTATCATTTCTCGAGCAGGGTATACTACTATTATGGATTGTGCAGAACTCAAAAAAAAGGCTATTTTTTTCCCTACTCCAGGTCAAACTGAACAGGAATATTTAGCCTTATCGCTCTCAGAAAAAAATAATTTTGTTTTTTGAGTAGAGCAAGACCCACTGAACTCTCTTATTATGCGACTAGATTATGTTGATGTATTAGAATTAAAAAATAGTACACAACATGCTATTAAAAAAATTCATACCATTATTTCTTCTCACCTATAAATGCTAGAATTTGCCCTTAATTTCTATATGCAGTATCAGTTTATATTTTATATACTCCTAGTTGTTGCAGTGGTTATTGAGTGACCTATTACTATTATTGCTCTGAGTCTGCTCGCTCCAAACTTATGAATTGGGTTTATATTTGTATATATTTTTTCATTTCTTGGAGACTTTATCTGAGATGTTGCCCATTTTTATTTTTGAAGAATATTTCAAGGTTTTAAAAAATCAAAAGACAATGACGCTAAAATACAAAAACTCAATAATTTTATAGATTCTCACCAGCTCATTGATACACTAGTATTAATTAAATATACTCCACCTCTCACAAGTATTGGACTCCTCTACCTTGGTTCGTATCTCAAAAAACCATATAATTTTTTAGTACTAGATGCGTTACTTGTTGCTACGAGCTCACTCATAATTACGACAATATGAATGTATTTTTGAAGTACTGTACACCAGTATCAGCATCCAGTTTATATAGTTGCAATTCTACTTTTTGCTTTTGCACTTATTTATTTTACTCTGAGAATCATAAGTCATTATTATTTAAAAGCGAGGAATGCAGTGAAATAAAATACCAAAAATAATACACTATTGCTGGTTTGGTTGAAAACCTAAGCCACAGAAAGTGCTCGACTGTATTGCTTCGTGGAAAAAATACTGTCCAGAGTATCAAATTTGGGAGTGGAATGAGCAAAATTTCGACCTCAAAAACCATAGCTATGCTCAGAAGTTTTATAAAAAAAAGAAATGGGCATTCGTTTCTGATTATGTACGAATGTACGCTCTGTATCACGAAGGATGAATATATGTAGATACAGATATTGAAATACTTAAAAATTTTGATTCTTTGAGAGAGAATGAATTTTTCACAGGATTCCAAGACATTTTTTCATTATGATGCTCTTGTATGTGAGCCAAGAAAAATAATGAAATCGTCAAAGAATTCTTAGAGTATTATCAGTATAAAAATACGAGAATTATTTTACCAAATCTTGTAAATACAATATTTAAAGGTCATTGAGTAACAAAATACACTTGAGAAATTATACAGTGAGATAATTATACACTTTATCCAAAAGAATATTTTTATCCTTATGCGTATTTTGAGCCGCAATGAGATATGTGTATTACAAAAAATACCTATACTATTCATTATTTTGATGCAAGTTGGCTTCCATATTGGATTCCAAAATTTATTTTTCCACTAATAGGATGGTATGCAGATTTTAAAAAAAATATCTAATGTGTCTTGTATGAATCAATAAATCAACTAAAATAGCATTGATAAAAGTAAATTTTTGGGTACAATCCTCACATAATTTAAAAAATAAAAGTAGTAAACATATGGCTAATAGTCACGGTCTTAAATCAAATATTGTAAAAAAACAAGCAGCAGCACGTAAGCTCTCTAAAGGGAAAAAGAAATCATTTCAGGTGTATATTGGAAATGAAAACCCACAAACTCGTAAGAATCAATCATACAAGGAGCGAACACATTATTTTGAAAATAAAAAAAGTTTTCCAAAGAAAAAGCTCTCAACTAAAAATCCTACTTCACTTATAGAACAGGGTATTATCGATGAACGTGGTTTTTTCCTCAAAGGAAAAAAGAAAAACTTTCTCACAAAATCTATGGTAGATACAACAGGGATGGATTTTTATGGTATGCCTAGATAACATCGTATGCAACGAATCTATCTCCAAAATACTAAATTTCTTAATGAGATTACTCTCACTGACAAAGAAATATATCACCAACTTACTCGAGTTATGCGTGCTCGAGTCGGTCAATCGGTGGTATTTTTTGATGGAGTACAAAAATTAGACTTTTTGTATCAAATAACTTGAATAGATAAAAGCTCTGTTGTATTAAGTCTTGTGAATACTATTCAAAAAAATACAGATAATTGAAATATTATACTCTATCAAGCTTTCCCAAATAAACTCAGTAAAATAGAATTTATCGTTCAAAAATGTGTTGAAATTTGATACCATAAAATTGTTTTTTTTGATTCGGATAATAGTCAAAAACTTGCTTTGACAGATAATAAGAAACAGAGATTGGAAAAAATCGCTGTCGAAGCAGTAGAACAATGTTGATGAAATCTCATTCCAGAGATCCAATACTTAGAAACTCCTTCAACTACAAATCTCATTTCTTTTGAACAAAACAACAGCTACAATATAGTATGTCATACTGATTGAAAAGACTCACTCAGCTTATCTAAAATAATTTTTTTGAATTATGATGCTGTAAATATATTCGTTGGTCCTGAAGGATGATTTTCTCAAAGAGAAATACAAGATTTTCTGAAAAGTAAGTATAATTTAGTTCATTTCGGAGACAGGATTTTGAGATGTGAAACAGTTTCAAGTGTTATATGATTTTATATACTTCAAACATAAAAAAAAGAGAACGATTCGTTCTCTTTTTTTAGTTTTATTTAAAAGAATCTACATCTTCAATAATCACTAACTCTTCATTTTTCAAAGGTGTATCTCCTTGAGGAGAGCGTATTTCTGTTCATATAGTATCTGTTATTGTTTCATTTTTAGTAATAGTTATTTTCTCACTTTTTACAGTTTGTTGTAACTTTTTTGTTCTACGAAATATTCTTGCGATTCAACTGAAAAATCCTGTAAAAAAGTTGTGAATATCATAGATATAAGGCATATGATACCCAAGTCTTGTATGATATCCAATTCCATAAAAAACTGGAATGGCCAATAGAACTAATAAATAACTATTTACTCAGAAAAATAGAATAATAAGTACAAAAATAAATGTAAGAGTGAGTCCATTTTTGATATGCACTTGCTCTCTTGAAGCAAAAAATCAGAGTCCAATTATATTTATAAAAGGAATATAAAATAAAAATGAGGGAACTGTACTTTCTTTTAAGAGAAGAAGTCTCTGAGTTTCTTGTAACTCTTTTTCTTTATATTGCGCGTATTTAGTATCAATGATGTGAGATAGAGATACAAAGGTTTTTTGAAAGAGCATATTATATACATACATAAACATAGATTTTTGTATTATATATTTTCTTTCTGGACTTGGCAATACACTGAGGTCTAAAGTAGTCATTTCATTTTGAGTTACAAGTCTGATTGACTGATAGACTGACCAAACTATATATGCAAGCATCAGGATACTAGCGAGTGATAGATATCAAAAAATAGAGAGAATGACAGCAAAGATTGTAATTAAGAGATTAAAAAACGTAATGTCTTCGAGTTTTTCTACTTCTCTATTTCTTCCGTATACAATATATCCAATAAAAGGAACATGTCCGAATATAAGATTACTTTTTGTTTCTTCAGAATACTCTGCATTTTTAGTCTCTGATAAAAAGTTTCTCTTCATTCCTGAAGTTTTGAATATTTCTCGACTGGTAACACTCTCTCATAAATGAGCTTTATAGGCTCCGTATCATAAACATCAAAAGAAGAATAAACAAAGAAGAATGGTAATTATCGTATTGAGAGAATATCACACGAGTATAATACTTCATCAGATTCCAAATCACATAATTATAAGACTCAACATAAGCAATGATTGTATTACAATAGCTGTTTTCACATGGTTTCTTACAAAGGGATGATTAATATTTGAGTTTTTACTCCATAAAAAACTGAGGCATATAAAAAACATAAAATACGCAGATATAGCGTTTCATATAGCTTTTTTATTTGTTTCCATAGATACATGTAATAATATATAATCTAATAATAGCATATATACTTGAGGAAAGCGAAATTAATACTATCCAAAATACAAAGCTATTGTATGAATTAGAATTGTATTATTTACTTTTTTTTGTAGGATAGGCTTGAAAAATAGTAATTATCATTCAATATGAAAATAGTAAGTTCAGAGTTTGTGAAATCTGTATCTATTCAAGACGAAAAAATATTCTTCGAGAAAAGAAACGAAGTAGTGTTTGTTGGACGTTCGAATGTTTGAAAATC
This genomic interval from Candidatus Gracilibacteria bacterium contains the following:
- a CDS encoding 16S rRNA (uracil(1498)-N(3))-methyltransferase, with translation MQRIYLQNTKFLNEITLTDKEIYHQLTRVMRARVGQSVVFFDGVQKLDFLYQITGIDKSSVVLSLVNTIQKNTDNGNIILYQAFPNKLSKIEFIVQKCVEIGYHKIVFFDSDNSQKLALTDNKKQRLEKIAVEAVEQCGGNLIPEIQYLETPSTTNLISFEQNNSYNIVCHTDGKDSLSLSKIIFLNYDAVNIFVGPEGGFSQREIQDFLKSKYNLVHFGDRILRCETVSSVIGFYILQT
- a CDS encoding glycosyl transferase, yielding MQGNKIPKIIHYCWFGGKPKPQKVLDCIASWKKYCPEYQIWEWNEQNFDLKNHSYAQKFYKKKKWAFVSDYVRMYALYHEGGIYVDTDIEILKNFDSLRENEFFTGFQDIFSLGCSCMGAKKNNEIVKEFLEYYQYKNTRIILPNLVNTIFKGHGVTKYTGEIIQGDNYTLYPKEYFYPYAYFEPQGDMCITKNTYTIHYFDASWLPYWIPKFIFPLIGWYADFKKNI